The following proteins are co-located in the Dermochelys coriacea isolate rDerCor1 chromosome 4, rDerCor1.pri.v4, whole genome shotgun sequence genome:
- the LOC119854227 gene encoding C-X-C motif chemokine 11-like produces the protein MKSLIRLSLLLLLAAVLVQGMPTSSRGRCLCITAGAPVIHPKHIAKVEIYGQSSSCQQVEVIITLKGSGQRKCLNSTSKLASRMIQKFLKRNK, from the exons ATGAAGTCTCTTATTCGTCTCTCACTCCTGCTTCTTCTAGCTGCAGTTCTGGTGCAAG GAATGCCAACCTCCAGCAGAGGACGCTGTCTTTGTATAACAGCTGGTGCACCTGTAATCCACCCAAAACATATTGCAAAGGTTGAAATATATGGGCAAAGCAGCAGCTGTCAGCAAGTCGAAGTGAT CATCACACTGAAAGGGAGCGGGCAAAGGAAATGTCTGAACAGCACATCCAAGCTCGCATCACGCATGATACAG aaATTCTTGAAGAGAAATAAGTAA